In Pseudomonas hamedanensis, a single window of DNA contains:
- a CDS encoding DUF3010 family protein translates to MNICGIEIKGSEAIIAVAALDGSTLSHVPLATKKIALEEDDEAANVRRFAAQVASFVRENSVDRIAIKKRSKKGEFAGGPTTFKIEGVFQLLDGCEVTLLSPQTINAQAKKHNFELPGTLNKYQHEAYKAACSALVKK, encoded by the coding sequence ATGAACATCTGCGGCATTGAAATCAAAGGCAGCGAAGCGATCATCGCTGTGGCTGCGCTCGACGGTTCGACGTTGAGTCACGTCCCTCTCGCGACAAAAAAGATTGCGCTTGAAGAGGATGACGAGGCGGCGAATGTGCGGCGGTTCGCGGCGCAGGTGGCGTCGTTTGTGCGGGAGAATTCGGTGGACCGGATTGCGATCAAGAAGCGCAGCAAGAAGGGTGAGTTTGCCGGTGGGCCGACGACGTTCAAGATTGAGGGTGTGTTTCAGTTGCTTGATGGCTGTGAGGTGACGCTGTTGTCGCCGCAGACGATCAATGCACAGGCCAAGAAGCATAATTTCGAGCTGCCGGGGACGTTGAACAAGTATCAGCATGAGGCTTACAAGGCGGCGTGTTCGGCGTTGGTGAAGAAATAA
- a CDS encoding GNAT family N-acetyltransferase yields the protein MTVKFRPARCTDARDIARLFQISSEGASDYIWSQLAQPGEDLLDVGERRYARDDVDFSWQNCLIAEAEGCVVGMMHSYAMREDPEPAPPTDPVLAPYADMEVADSLYISSLALHEGWRNQGLGVQFLQHAQKRADQLALKGLSLIDYSANTGARRFYERHGFGIVKTCQVAPHPLIRVTGEAYLMYRA from the coding sequence ATGACCGTTAAGTTTCGACCTGCCCGGTGCACGGATGCGCGCGACATTGCGCGTTTGTTTCAGATTTCCTCGGAGGGCGCCTCGGATTACATCTGGAGCCAATTGGCGCAGCCGGGCGAGGATTTGCTCGATGTCGGTGAGCGGCGTTATGCCCGCGACGATGTGGATTTTTCCTGGCAGAACTGCCTGATTGCCGAGGCTGAAGGGTGCGTCGTGGGCATGATGCACAGCTACGCCATGCGCGAAGACCCCGAGCCTGCGCCGCCCACCGATCCGGTGCTGGCGCCATATGCCGACATGGAAGTGGCGGATTCGTTGTACATCTCCAGCCTGGCGCTGCATGAAGGCTGGCGCAACCAGGGGCTGGGCGTGCAGTTCCTCCAGCATGCCCAGAAGCGCGCCGATCAGTTGGCGCTCAAAGGCCTGAGCCTGATCGACTATTCGGCCAATACCGGTGCGCGGCGATTCTACGAGCGCCACGGCTTTGGCATTGTTAAAACCTGCCAAGTGGCGCCGCATCCGCTGATCCGGGTGACAGGTGAGGCTTATCTGATGTATCGCGCTTAG
- the dgcB gene encoding dimethylglycine demethylation protein DgcB, which yields MLNTLLPILLFAALGLAVLGALRRVNMWRRGRAAKVDLLGGLLAMPKRYMVDLHHVVARDKYIANTHVATAGGAVASIVLAILVHGFGLHNRILGYALLLMSAVMFVGAIFMYLRRRNPPARLSKGPWMRLPKSLLAFSASFFLVTLPVAGILPENFGGWVLAVILGIGVLWGVTELFFGMTWGGPMKHAFAGALHLAWHRRPERFGGGRSTGLKPLDLNNPDAPLGVEKPKDFTWNQLLGFDACVQCGKCEAACPAFAAGQPLNPKKLIQDMVVGLAGGTDAKFAGSPYPGKPVGEHGGNPHQPIVNGLVDAETLWSCTTCRACVEECPMMIEHVDAIVDMRRHLTLEKGATPNKGAEVLENLIATDNPGGFAPGGRMNWAADLNLNLLSEKKSTDVLFWVGDGAFDMRNQRTLRAFVKVLKAAKIDFAVLGLEERDSGDVARRLGDEATFQTLAKRNIQTLAKYSFNRIVTCDPHSFHVLKNEYGAFDGNYLVQHHSTYMAEIIQAGALNLGQHKGNSVTYHDPCYLGRYNGEYEAPREVLRALGIEVKEMQRSGFRSRCCGGGGGAPITDIPGKQRIPDMRMEDIRETGAELVAVGCPQCTAMLEGVVEPRPLIKDIAELVADALLEDAAPSKPATPAKREPAEVH from the coding sequence ATGTTGAACACCCTTCTTCCAATCCTGTTGTTCGCAGCCCTGGGCCTTGCTGTCCTCGGCGCGTTGCGGCGGGTGAACATGTGGCGCCGGGGGCGGGCGGCGAAGGTCGATCTGCTTGGCGGTCTGCTGGCCATGCCCAAGCGCTACATGGTCGATCTGCACCACGTCGTGGCGCGGGACAAATACATTGCCAACACCCACGTCGCCACGGCGGGCGGCGCGGTGGCGTCGATTGTGCTGGCGATTCTGGTGCACGGTTTCGGCCTGCATAACCGCATCCTCGGCTACGCCCTGCTGCTGATGTCGGCGGTGATGTTCGTCGGCGCGATCTTCATGTACCTGCGCCGACGCAACCCGCCGGCACGCCTGTCGAAAGGCCCGTGGATGCGTCTGCCGAAAAGCCTGCTGGCATTCTCCGCGTCGTTTTTCCTGGTGACCCTGCCGGTGGCCGGGATCCTGCCGGAGAACTTCGGCGGCTGGGTGCTCGCGGTCATTCTTGGTATCGGTGTGCTGTGGGGCGTGACCGAATTGTTCTTCGGCATGACCTGGGGCGGGCCGATGAAACACGCCTTTGCCGGTGCCTTGCACCTGGCCTGGCACCGTCGTCCCGAGCGCTTTGGTGGCGGTCGCTCCACTGGTTTGAAACCGCTGGACCTGAACAATCCCGATGCGCCGCTGGGCGTGGAAAAACCCAAGGATTTCACCTGGAACCAGTTGCTCGGTTTCGACGCCTGCGTGCAATGCGGCAAGTGTGAAGCGGCCTGCCCGGCCTTCGCCGCCGGCCAACCGCTGAACCCGAAAAAACTGATTCAGGACATGGTCGTCGGCCTCGCTGGTGGCACCGATGCCAAATTCGCCGGTAGCCCGTATCCAGGCAAGCCTGTGGGCGAACACGGCGGCAACCCGCATCAACCGATCGTCAACGGTCTGGTCGATGCCGAAACCCTGTGGTCGTGCACCACCTGCCGCGCCTGCGTCGAGGAATGCCCGATGATGATCGAGCACGTCGATGCCATCGTCGACATGCGCCGTCATCTGACCCTGGAAAAAGGCGCGACGCCGAACAAGGGTGCCGAAGTGCTGGAAAACCTCATCGCCACCGACAACCCTGGCGGCTTCGCCCCGGGCGGGCGGATGAACTGGGCGGCGGACCTGAACCTGAATCTGCTCAGCGAGAAGAAATCCACCGACGTGCTGTTCTGGGTCGGCGACGGCGCCTTCGACATGCGCAACCAGCGCACGTTGCGCGCGTTCGTCAAAGTGCTGAAAGCGGCGAAAATCGACTTCGCCGTGCTTGGCCTCGAAGAACGCGACAGCGGTGACGTGGCCCGGCGCCTCGGCGACGAAGCGACGTTCCAGACGCTAGCGAAACGCAATATCCAGACCCTGGCCAAATACAGCTTCAACCGCATCGTCACTTGTGATCCGCACAGTTTCCACGTGCTGAAAAACGAGTACGGCGCCTTTGACGGCAACTACCTGGTGCAGCACCACAGCACCTACATGGCCGAGATCATCCAGGCTGGCGCGCTCAATCTTGGGCAGCACAAAGGCAACAGCGTGACGTATCACGATCCGTGCTACCTGGGGCGTTACAACGGCGAATACGAAGCACCGCGTGAAGTGCTGCGTGCGCTCGGCATCGAAGTCAAAGAGATGCAACGTTCCGGTTTCCGTTCGCGCTGCTGCGGCGGCGGTGGCGGCGCGCCGATCACTGACATTCCGGGCAAGCAGCGGATTCCCGACATGCGCATGGAAGACATCCGCGAGACCGGCGCCGAACTGGTGGCCGTGGGCTGTCCACAGTGCACGGCGATGCTTGAAGGCGTGGTCGAACCACGTCCGCTGATCAAGGACATTGCCGAACTGGTGGCCGACGCCTTGCTCGAAGACGCGGCGCCGAGCAAACCTGCCACGCCGGCCAAACGTGAACCTGCGGAGGTCCATTGA
- a CDS encoding 4-vinyl reductase, with protein sequence MAKIAPQLPIEVDSETGVWTSDALPMLYVPRHFFVNNHMGIEEVLGADAYAEILYKAGYKSAWHWCEKEAECHGLEGVAVFEHYMKRLSQRGWGLFKIQDIDLDKGTASVKLEHSAFVYVYGKVGRKVDYMFTGWFAGAMDQILEARGSKIRTVAEQVYGGSEEGHDDGLFIVKPL encoded by the coding sequence ATGGCCAAGATCGCCCCGCAATTGCCTATCGAAGTCGACAGCGAGACCGGTGTCTGGACCTCCGACGCCCTGCCGATGCTCTACGTGCCACGTCACTTCTTCGTCAACAACCACATGGGCATCGAGGAAGTGCTGGGCGCTGACGCCTACGCCGAGATCCTCTACAAGGCCGGCTACAAATCCGCCTGGCACTGGTGCGAAAAAGAAGCCGAATGCCACGGTCTGGAAGGCGTCGCAGTGTTCGAGCATTACATGAAGCGCTTGTCGCAGCGCGGCTGGGGCCTGTTCAAAATTCAGGACATCGACCTCGACAAAGGCACCGCCAGCGTCAAGCTCGAGCACTCCGCATTCGTCTACGTCTATGGCAAGGTCGGGCGCAAGGTCGATTACATGTTCACTGGCTGGTTTGCCGGCGCCATGGATCAAATCCTTGAAGCCCGTGGCAGCAAGATCCGCACTGTGGCCGAACAAGTCTACGGAGGCTCCGAAGAGGGCCACGATGACGGCTTGTTCATCGTCAAGCCGTTGTAA
- a CDS encoding GlxA family transcriptional regulator, with the protein MSQDFYFLLMPGFSAIGFISAIEPLRVANRFRGELYRWHVLSADGGAVLASNGMSVNADAALEPLKKGATLLVVAGFEPLKFMTPALEQWLRRLDKEGVTLGAIDTGSFVLAEAGLLDGHRLTLHWEAIDAFKESYPQLSVTQELFEIDRRRITSAGGTASIDLMLDLIAQAHGPQLAIQVSEQFVLGRIRPRKDHQRMEVATRYGINNKKLVQVIGEMEQHSEPPLTTLQLAESIKVTRRQLERLFRLHLNDTPSNFYLRLRLEKARQLLRQTDMSVLEVSIACGFESPSYFTRSYRARFARCPREDRRTAQA; encoded by the coding sequence ATGTCCCAGGATTTCTACTTTTTGCTGATGCCGGGGTTCTCCGCCATCGGCTTTATCTCCGCGATCGAACCGCTGCGCGTAGCCAACCGTTTTCGCGGGGAGCTGTATCGTTGGCATGTTCTCAGCGCCGATGGCGGCGCGGTGCTGGCGAGTAACGGCATGTCGGTCAACGCCGACGCGGCGCTGGAGCCGCTGAAGAAAGGCGCGACGTTGCTGGTGGTGGCCGGGTTCGAACCGCTGAAATTCATGACGCCGGCGCTGGAGCAGTGGTTGCGCCGGCTGGACAAGGAAGGCGTGACCCTCGGCGCCATCGACACCGGCAGCTTCGTCCTCGCCGAAGCGGGCTTGCTCGATGGGCATCGCCTGACCCTGCACTGGGAAGCTATTGACGCGTTCAAGGAATCTTATCCACAGCTCAGCGTGACCCAGGAGCTGTTCGAGATCGACCGGCGGCGGATCACCTCGGCCGGTGGCACGGCGTCGATTGATTTGATGCTCGACCTGATCGCCCAGGCCCACGGCCCGCAACTGGCGATTCAGGTCAGCGAGCAATTTGTGCTGGGGCGCATTCGCCCGCGCAAAGACCACCAGCGCATGGAAGTCGCCACGCGCTACGGCATCAACAACAAGAAGCTGGTGCAGGTGATTGGCGAGATGGAGCAACACAGCGAACCGCCGCTGACCACGCTGCAATTGGCGGAGTCGATCAAGGTCACGCGGCGGCAACTGGAGCGTTTGTTTCGGCTGCATCTGAACGATACGCCGAGCAACTTCTATCTACGGTTAAGGCTTGAGAAAGCCCGGCAGCTGTTGCGCCAGACCGACATGAGCGTGCTCGAAGTCAGCATCGCCTGCGGCTTTGAATCACCGTCGTATTTCACCCGCAGCTATCGCGCCCGCTTCGCCCGCTGCCCCCGGGAAGACCGGCGTACCGCCCAAGCCTGA
- the dgcA gene encoding dimethylglycine demethylation protein DgcA, translated as MAFEAMFQPIQIGKLTIRNRVLSTAHAEVYATDGGMTTERYVKYYEEKAKGGIGLAICGGSSVVAIDSPQQWWSSVNLSTDRIIPHFQNLADAMHKHGAKIMIQITHMGRRSRWDGFHWPTLMSPSGIREPVHRATCKTIEPEEIWRVIGNYAQAARRAKAGGLDGVELSAVHQHMIDQFWSPRVNKRTDEWGGSFEGRMKFGLEVLKAVRAEVGDDFCVGMRLCGDEFHPDGLSHEDMKQIAKYYDDTGMLDFIGVVGSGCDTHNTLANVIPNMSYPPEPFLHLAAGIKEVVKVPVLHAQNIKDPNQATRILEGGYVDMVGMTRAHIADPHLIAKIKMGQIDQIKQCVGANYCIDRQYQGLDVLCIQNAATSREYMGVPHIIEKSTGPKRKVVVVGAGPAGMEAARVAAERGHDVTLFEKKDFIGGQITTASKAPQRDQIAGITRWFQLELARLKVDLRLGTAADADTIMDLRPDVVVLAVGGHPYLEQNEHWGAAEGLVVSSWDVLDGKVAPGKNVLVYDTICEFTGMSVADFLADKGSQVEIVTDDIKPGVAIGGTSFPTYYRSMYPKEVIMTGDMMLEKVYREGDKLVAVLENEYTGAKEERVVDQVVVENGVRPDEEIYYALKDGSRNKGQIDVEALFAIQPQPSLSEAGDGYLLFRIGDCVAQRNTHAAIYDALRLCKDF; from the coding sequence ATGGCTTTCGAAGCAATGTTCCAGCCGATCCAGATCGGCAAACTGACCATCCGCAACCGCGTGCTCAGCACTGCGCACGCCGAGGTCTACGCGACTGACGGCGGCATGACCACCGAGCGCTACGTCAAATATTACGAAGAGAAAGCCAAGGGCGGCATCGGCCTGGCGATCTGCGGCGGCTCCTCGGTGGTCGCCATCGACAGCCCGCAGCAGTGGTGGAGTTCGGTCAACCTGTCGACCGACCGGATCATTCCGCACTTCCAGAATCTGGCCGACGCCATGCACAAGCATGGCGCCAAGATCATGATCCAGATTACCCACATGGGTCGCCGCTCGCGCTGGGACGGTTTCCACTGGCCGACCCTGATGTCACCGTCGGGCATCCGCGAACCGGTGCACCGCGCCACCTGCAAGACCATCGAGCCGGAAGAAATCTGGCGGGTGATCGGCAACTACGCCCAGGCCGCGCGCCGGGCCAAGGCCGGTGGCCTTGACGGTGTTGAGCTGTCGGCCGTGCACCAGCACATGATCGACCAGTTCTGGAGCCCGCGCGTCAACAAGCGCACCGACGAATGGGGCGGCAGCTTCGAAGGCCGAATGAAGTTCGGTCTGGAAGTGCTCAAAGCCGTGCGCGCCGAGGTCGGTGACGACTTCTGCGTGGGCATGCGCCTGTGCGGTGACGAGTTCCACCCGGACGGCCTGTCCCACGAAGACATGAAGCAGATCGCCAAGTATTACGACGACACCGGCATGCTCGATTTCATCGGCGTGGTCGGCTCGGGTTGCGACACCCACAACACCCTGGCCAACGTCATTCCGAACATGAGTTATCCACCGGAGCCGTTCCTGCACCTGGCTGCCGGGATCAAGGAAGTGGTCAAGGTGCCGGTGCTGCACGCGCAGAACATCAAGGACCCGAATCAGGCCACGCGCATTCTCGAGGGCGGCTACGTCGACATGGTCGGCATGACCCGCGCGCATATTGCTGACCCGCACCTGATCGCCAAGATCAAGATGGGCCAGATCGATCAGATCAAGCAGTGCGTGGGCGCCAACTATTGCATTGACCGCCAGTATCAGGGGCTGGACGTGCTGTGCATCCAGAACGCTGCGACCTCCCGTGAGTACATGGGCGTGCCGCACATCATCGAGAAATCCACCGGGCCGAAACGCAAAGTGGTGGTCGTCGGTGCCGGCCCGGCCGGGATGGAAGCCGCGCGCGTCGCCGCCGAACGTGGCCACGACGTGACCCTGTTCGAGAAAAAAGACTTCATCGGCGGGCAGATCACCACGGCGTCGAAAGCGCCGCAGCGCGACCAGATTGCCGGTATCACCCGTTGGTTCCAGCTGGAACTGGCGCGGCTGAAGGTCGATCTGCGTCTGGGCACGGCGGCCGATGCCGACACGATCATGGACCTGCGTCCGGATGTGGTGGTGCTGGCAGTCGGTGGTCATCCGTACCTTGAGCAGAACGAGCACTGGGGCGCGGCCGAAGGCCTGGTGGTGAGCAGCTGGGACGTGCTCGACGGCAAAGTCGCGCCGGGCAAGAACGTGCTGGTCTACGACACCATTTGCGAGTTCACCGGGATGTCGGTTGCCGACTTCCTCGCTGACAAGGGTAGCCAGGTCGAGATCGTCACCGACGACATCAAACCGGGCGTGGCCATCGGCGGCACCTCGTTCCCGACCTACTACCGCAGCATGTACCCGAAAGAAGTGATCATGACCGGCGACATGATGCTGGAGAAGGTCTATCGCGAGGGCGACAAACTGGTTGCGGTGCTGGAGAACGAATACACCGGTGCGAAAGAGGAGCGGGTGGTCGATCAGGTGGTCGTCGAAAACGGCGTACGCCCGGACGAGGAAATCTACTACGCCCTCAAGGACGGCTCGCGCAACAAGGGCCAGATCGACGTCGAAGCGCTGTTCGCGATCCAGCCGCAGCCTTCGCTGAGCGAGGCGGGCGACGGCTACTTGCTGTTCCGCATCGGCGACTGCGTGGCGCAGCGAAATACCCACGCCGCGATCTATGACGCACTCAGACTGTGTAAAGACTTCTAA
- the etfA gene encoding electron transfer flavoprotein subunit alpha: protein MSDIIRRDPRAEWIARNRLHPLHAAMQPAQHSWMGPNGVIRKNPHGMGFVGPNGIKRIDRSGAQQGGAVKRSATVEVQLPLHQVPAPAFYICVVPDMVGGRLSSHDRDLLGLAHQLAGTAGAVLAVVFGEHKESAFETAGVDRLLVLEGEEFSGYAPEQRVQGLRAVDNQFNPRHWLLPDSRSGGGELGRRFAAALGERPATRVWQVKDQECIGRAGAGLQDLARPVARLILAAAECAEPVSETRHEALPVELSTSVARSLSRIEDLGAVAVDPAAIPMAEAEFIFSGGNGVKDWALFHETAAALGATEGASRVAVDDGFMARDRQVGASGTWVTARVYVAVGISGAIQHLQGIGACDKVVAINLDPGCDMIKRADLSVIGESAEILRALIAAVEAYRNDAKRDAA, encoded by the coding sequence ATGAGCGACATTATCCGCCGCGACCCGCGTGCCGAATGGATCGCGCGCAACCGCCTGCATCCGCTGCACGCAGCGATGCAACCGGCGCAGCACAGCTGGATGGGGCCTAACGGCGTCATCCGCAAGAACCCCCACGGCATGGGCTTTGTCGGGCCCAACGGCATCAAGCGAATCGACCGCAGCGGCGCTCAGCAGGGCGGGGCAGTCAAACGCTCGGCCACGGTGGAAGTGCAATTGCCGCTGCATCAGGTACCGGCGCCGGCGTTCTACATTTGCGTGGTGCCGGACATGGTCGGCGGCCGCCTGAGCAGCCACGACCGCGACCTGCTCGGCCTCGCTCATCAACTCGCAGGCACCGCCGGTGCAGTGTTGGCGGTGGTCTTTGGCGAGCACAAGGAAAGCGCTTTCGAAACCGCTGGCGTCGATCGCTTGCTGGTGCTCGAAGGCGAGGAATTCAGCGGTTATGCACCGGAGCAACGGGTGCAAGGTTTGCGCGCTGTGGATAACCAGTTCAACCCGCGCCATTGGTTGCTGCCTGACAGCCGCAGCGGTGGTGGCGAACTCGGTCGTCGCTTTGCCGCAGCGTTGGGTGAGCGTCCGGCAACACGGGTGTGGCAGGTCAAGGATCAAGAGTGCATCGGCCGCGCCGGTGCGGGGCTGCAAGACCTTGCGCGTCCGGTTGCGCGGTTGATTCTCGCCGCTGCCGAATGCGCTGAACCGGTCAGCGAAACCCGTCACGAAGCGTTGCCAGTGGAGTTATCCACAAGCGTGGCGCGCAGCCTGTCGCGGATCGAAGATCTCGGCGCGGTGGCGGTGGACCCGGCGGCGATTCCAATGGCCGAGGCCGAGTTCATCTTCTCCGGCGGCAACGGCGTGAAAGACTGGGCGCTGTTCCACGAAACGGCGGCAGCGCTCGGCGCCACTGAAGGCGCTTCGCGCGTTGCGGTGGACGACGGTTTCATGGCCCGTGACCGCCAGGTCGGCGCGTCTGGCACCTGGGTTACGGCTCGGGTGTACGTCGCGGTGGGTATTTCCGGGGCGATCCAGCACCTGCAAGGCATCGGTGCCTGCGACAAGGTGGTGGCGATCAACCTTGATCCGGGCTGCGACATGATCAAACGCGCCGACCTCTCGGTGATCGGCGAAAGCGCAGAGATTCTGCGCGCACTGATCGCGGCAGTTGAGGCCTATCGCAACGACGCCAAGCGCGACGCGGCTTAA
- the etfB gene encoding electron transfer flavoprotein subunit beta, protein MNSKVISLVSIGAHPTSGRPRRADQDARAVELGLQLAGDNLQVLHAGDAAEPALRAYLGMGLEQLHVLEQPPGGDALPALTEYLRDAGAQVVLTGSQAETGEGSGMLPFLLAEGLGWPLVVGLAQVESINDGSALVLQALPRGQRRRLKVKLPFLATVDNAAPKPRQSAYGPARRGGLEADDVEIVNDDLLAVATLQPAKPRPKRLKVITAKSGADRMKAATAKASGGGGQVLKGVTPQAGAEAILKLLIEEGVVR, encoded by the coding sequence ATGAACAGTAAAGTGATCAGTCTGGTCTCGATCGGCGCCCACCCGACCTCCGGCCGGCCTCGTCGCGCCGACCAGGATGCGCGCGCGGTGGAACTGGGCCTGCAACTGGCTGGGGATAACCTGCAAGTGCTGCACGCCGGCGATGCCGCCGAACCTGCGTTGCGCGCCTATCTGGGCATGGGCCTTGAGCAGTTGCATGTGCTGGAACAACCGCCGGGGGGCGATGCTCTGCCGGCATTGACCGAGTATCTGCGCGATGCCGGGGCGCAAGTGGTGCTGACCGGCAGTCAGGCGGAAACCGGTGAAGGCTCGGGGATGTTGCCGTTCCTCCTGGCTGAAGGGCTGGGCTGGCCGCTGGTGGTGGGTCTGGCGCAGGTCGAGTCGATCAATGACGGTTCGGCGCTGGTCCTGCAAGCGTTGCCGCGCGGGCAGCGACGGCGGCTGAAGGTGAAACTGCCGTTTCTGGCGACTGTGGATAACGCCGCGCCCAAGCCTCGGCAGAGTGCTTATGGCCCGGCACGGCGTGGGGGGCTGGAGGCCGACGACGTCGAGATCGTTAACGACGACCTTTTGGCGGTCGCCACCTTGCAACCAGCTAAACCGAGACCAAAACGCCTGAAAGTAATCACGGCCAAGAGCGGCGCCGACCGCATGAAAGCGGCGACAGCCAAGGCCAGTGGCGGCGGCGGTCAAGTGCTCAAAGGCGTCACCCCACAGGCCGGCGCCGAGGCCATTCTCAAGCTGCTGATCGAAGAAGGCGTCGTCCGCTGA
- a CDS encoding lysozyme inhibitor LprI family protein, producing the protein MKSIFLALALIATGVHAAEESENNPCDAVENDIQTLECSAYSRTTAEDLLKDNYASLNERLQTAYGKNPTQLADITAKLKTAQQQWLKTRDADCAVEAFPATAGSKAFTIAQNDCVARMSDERSEFLESIGQE; encoded by the coding sequence ATGAAATCGATCTTCCTCGCCCTGGCACTGATTGCGACCGGCGTCCACGCCGCTGAAGAATCCGAGAACAACCCGTGCGACGCGGTGGAAAACGACATCCAGACCCTGGAATGCTCGGCCTACAGCCGCACCACCGCCGAAGACCTGCTCAAAGACAACTACGCCAGCCTCAACGAACGCCTGCAGACTGCGTACGGCAAGAACCCGACACAGCTGGCGGATATCACTGCCAAGTTGAAGACGGCACAGCAGCAATGGCTGAAAACCCGCGATGCCGACTGCGCGGTGGAAGCGTTCCCGGCAACGGCGGGAAGTAAGGCGTTCACCATTGCGCAGAATGACTGCGTGGCGCGGATGAGTGACGAGCGGTCGGAGTTTTTGGAGTCGATCGGGCAGGAATAA
- a CDS encoding dipeptidase encodes MSPAELHADSIVIDGLIIAKWNRELFEDMRKGGLTAANCTVSVWEGFQATVNNIAASQKLIRENSDLVMPVRTTADIRRAKEQGKTGILFGFQNAHAFEDQIGYVEVFKQLGVGIVQMCYNTQNLVGTGCYERDGGLSGFGREIVAEMNRVGVMCDLSHVGSKTSEEVILESKKPVCYSHCLPSGLKEHPRNKSDEELKFIADHGGFVGVTMFAPFLAKGIDSTIDDYAEAIEYTMNIVGEDAIGIGTDFTQGHGQDFFEYLTHDKGYARRLTSFGKIINPLGIRTVGEFPNLTETLLKRGHSERVVRKIMGENWVNVLKDVWGE; translated from the coding sequence ATGAGCCCAGCCGAATTACACGCCGACAGCATCGTTATCGACGGTCTGATCATTGCCAAATGGAACCGCGAGCTGTTCGAAGACATGCGCAAGGGCGGTCTGACGGCAGCCAATTGCACCGTGTCGGTGTGGGAAGGCTTTCAGGCGACCGTGAACAACATTGCTGCCAGCCAGAAGCTGATCCGCGAGAACAGCGACCTGGTGATGCCGGTGCGCACCACCGCCGACATCCGTCGCGCCAAGGAGCAGGGCAAGACCGGCATCCTCTTCGGCTTCCAGAATGCTCACGCCTTTGAAGACCAGATCGGCTATGTCGAAGTGTTCAAGCAGCTCGGCGTCGGCATCGTGCAAATGTGCTACAACACCCAGAACCTGGTCGGCACCGGCTGCTACGAGCGTGACGGCGGCCTGTCGGGTTTCGGTCGCGAGATCGTCGCCGAGATGAACCGCGTCGGCGTCATGTGCGACCTGTCCCACGTCGGTTCCAAGACCTCCGAAGAAGTCATCCTCGAATCGAAAAAACCGGTGTGCTACTCGCACTGCCTGCCGTCGGGTCTCAAAGAGCACCCGCGCAACAAGTCCGATGAAGAACTGAAGTTTATTGCCGACCATGGCGGTTTTGTCGGTGTGACCATGTTCGCGCCGTTCCTCGCCAAGGGCATCGATTCGACTATCGACGATTACGCCGAAGCCATCGAATACACCATGAACATCGTCGGCGAAGACGCCATCGGCATCGGTACCGATTTCACTCAGGGCCACGGCCAGGACTTCTTCGAGTACCTGACCCACGACAAGGGTTACGCCCGCCGTCTGACCAGCTTCGGCAAGATCATCAACCCGCTGGGCATCCGCACCGTCGGCGAATTCCCCAACCTCACCGAAACCCTGCTCAAGCGCGGTCACTCCGAACGCGTGGTGCGCAAGATCATGGGCGAGAACTGGGTCAACGTCTTGAAGGATGTCTGGGGCGAATAA